AATATTGTTGGGATTAATCAACATAATTCATATACAAAATAGTAAACATATATAAACTGTGATATATCTCCGTGACTACAGGAAACAGATTGAGTCGTTTCCTTGTCATTAAGATTGTGATCAAGTAATGTTCgggataaaaaaaataaactgacCTGTAAAGGGAGAGGCAAGCATTCCACCAACTTcttgtatttgcaaataaaacATCAAACCTTGGTTCCATTTCACTGCACCGAGCAAACCGCGTATTACCACCGGTGCGATTGGTATAAAACAGGCCATACATACTCCGTGTAGAATAATGTAAATGAGTTGACCTATTCAAgtgaataataatgatatatctTATTTTTTAACATGAATAATGGTAATGTTGTAATTGAGAGTATATGGTGTAGACTCGAGTTCGCTTGTTTGGTCTTTAATATTTCCTTTGAACAAATAGCAAGAAAAACTTGGTACTCGTTTTGTACGTTGGACTTTAACTGGTCACTGTGCTTGCCAATTTAGGCCAGTGTTTTAGAGAAGTTTTAAAATTCCTCCTACACATGATGAGGGCGGGCGttcacaaactgagtttatacgtgTTTAGGGGAGTTTatctgcatatttaaaaggtactcgcatCATTGTACTTACTGAACCACACTTAACCCTCACATGCAAATGACTGAGCTCAAGCAtgatattaagatataacatccgatgacgtaatttattatgcgTGTCATAAAATGTTTAGGAAATtactactatgcaatcaactgttcttaCAACGCCAGAAGACATGCATCGACATGAACAAAATGCTGGAATGTGTGAAATGTtctatttaagtattttcacttgagcaAAAAACTTATAACCTaagcttgtgtcactttaagGGCAACATACGCACGACGTGGTGTACATGTTACTTATTATTACATTTCAGAAATAATATGCCAAAGTATTAGTAATCACACAGTAATATTATTGCAAATGTGAGAAAGACTTTACCTGTATAATTTGGAACGCGGATACCAATGACTGTTAGAATCCCAGCTGCTGTGATGCTACCGCCATAGAGAATAATTGGATGAGAGTTTTTAGATACCCCATCAAGGACTCCCCAAAATATCCGTCCCAGAAACTGCGTTAGTCCCATTAGTGCAGGTAAAGACGAACTGCGTAGGCTTGAAATACCATAATCTCTTCCTCTTTTCACCTGGGAAAATACATGAATGGTCACGTATAGTCATGGAAAATGACTTTTCCTTTTCGTGACATGTTTATTAATTAATAAGTTATGTATTGATAAACGCCAGTGATATTATGGCGATATAACAAACAATTAGCACATCAGATATGACATGTTATTACACATGATATATTGGTCggaatatctctctctctctctctctctctctctctctctctctctctctctctctctctctctctctctctctctctctctctctctctcttggaCGTTTCTTGAGACTGCACGTGGCAGAATTGATCTGTCTTGTGATGATGAGAACAAGCTCAGTATTTTACCACAGCAATGTTGTACACGCCCGCCAAGTTGCGTGACGTAGTCCTCCTCCCCTGTTTAAGGGAAGGCCCCTCCAGCTTTACATATATGGCCTCATTCATCTTTCAAACTATAACTTGGCGGGAGCGTCACACTCTTGTTGGTAAATATCCTTACTATATGTGAAATCACTGCGTAATTTCCTGCATGTGTTCCAAATCCAGATATAAGAATTAATACAAACGCCAGATTTCTAAAGAGCGACCAATCAAAAGTTGCCTTGTAAACCATCTTAAGTTTTGCGATAGACGATCTGCATGATTCTGAGCAGATCTGTCGACTTTTCACTTCTTCGTCTTTCACACAACTCTTTTCGGTTTGCACTTGCATCGGTTCATCAGTTGAATTGTTGTCAATGTCTGTATCACAAGTTATTGACCTGTTCTCAGACTCGGTGGCATTTTCGTTGATACTCTGCATGCTGCCATTCTGAGTCTCTTCGCTGGTAGTAAATTGTGTGTTGCTCAACTCTGAACAGTTATGTTTATATTTCCCCTGTCGCTGATACATGTCAACAGGTCTGAACAGCAACCCAGCAGTGCATATATTGAGGTTTAGTGCTGAAAGAATCGTAAGTGCTCCACGCCATCCGTACTCAGATATTAGTAGTTGCATCaccagtgacattgcaaattgACCAGCTCCGGTCCCTGACACGACTACACTAAGGGCGAGGGGAAATCTTTTATCGAAATACGTACCAACTATCCCCGTTGTAGAAAGTACTGGTGTCCAAATCCATAAACCTTGATAGATGGAATACAAACGTGAAAATAACGTGTAACTTATTTCTAGAGGAGCTATTTTCGAGAaagaggggagggggagggggttctggcgtcaatgcgattaCTGAGCATCATTTCCGCACTTCTAATGAAATTTCGACGGAAAAccttcactccttcaatgataacagcttttgtatttactattgagaAGTTGgtaagttgaaaaaaaaaaattaattttgatattgctGGGTTTCTGATGGtatttaaaaatgtgtttttacattacatctaTCGTAGTGATATGACTGCtaaagttttcaaaataatttaggTCATATATGaatgtttgatgtcacacttgtgaacgttcgtcttagggggagggggaagggggtttcgtttgttgagcttgtgcgacattatGCGTATGGTATCAAATAGCGCAACATATATACCTTGGTGAATTCTGGTTGTGAAGTTACATGTCGTCTACTAATTGAGGCAAAACATCATCGAAAATGACTGTCCTTTTTACGGCAATTTAAACAGATGACGTTTGCTTCGTTAGTTGAGTCTGCGGAAATATGACCTGGCTTGcgataatgttttttttttttttatatcagtGACTCATGTATCACCAGTTCAAGGTGTCTATGTAGATTTGcataaattttacataaattctAGCAAATGTTTAATATGCTGTGTGACCCCTATTCTTTCAAACATGTCGTATACCATAGTCGAATATACACACTGGCATACAATACAGTTGACTGAGTGCAACAATGTTGTTTGATGCGTGTCCATTTTCTAGTGAACCGGGAAGTTATACACAATGTAGTACTTTAACCTCTGGGATGTTTTTTTTGAAGGTCAGTCAACACATGCATATCTAAATCATACTTACTCGTGAACATcccataaacaaaataaacctgACCGATGCTTGTTGTGAACGAAGTGAGAAGCATCCCAACTGAAGATATTACACCGCTTACTACCGTCACAGCACGGTATCCGTATCTGTTGTTCAGTGCCACAGAAAGTGGATAACTAAGAATCCCAGTACAGGAAAAAGAATGACCCTATCCATGCTGAAATTATAGAAATTGTAAACACTTCAAAAATTCAACGTATAAAACCCCAAAAGAATAGGCTTGTCCACCTATCAGAAAGAATGTTACAAAGCCAGCAAAGGTCACAACCCAGCCAAAAACCCCGTCTGGAGCCTCGAGGTCCGAAGGTCCTCGTCGAGGACTGTTTGAACCAGCCATGTCCTTGTAAGtgggtcaaggtcaaatgataACCCACTCGTCTGTGTGTTACGGTGTCAACACGAATAGCACGTTAGCCATCGTCACATTACAGTGGTTTCAAATGAGCAGTAATGGCGCAACAATAACGACCATCAACTGCGTACTGGTATGCAGCAGGCAGGTGATATGTCCATTCATAACCGAATAAGTTACAGATGTATTGACTTGGATGCCATTCCTGAGACTGAAGGTTTGCTTGATCACAGTGACGCAAACAGTGTAACTGATAAGGTATGATCTC
The Glandiceps talaboti chromosome 6, keGlaTala1.1, whole genome shotgun sequence genome window above contains:
- the LOC144436848 gene encoding monocarboxylate transporter 14-like, with protein sequence MSLVMQLLISEYGWRGALTILSALNLNICTAGLLFRPVDMYQRQGKYKHNCSELSNTQFTTSEETQNGSMQSINENATESENRSITCDTDIDNNSTDEPMQVQTEKSCVKDEEVKSRQICSESCRSSIAKLKMVYKATFDWSLFRNLAFVLILISGFGTHAGNYAVISHIVKRGRDYGISSLRSSSLPALMGLTQFLGRIFWGVLDGVSKNSHPIILYGGSITAAGILTVIGIRVPNYTGWMRDIHGNYDVAFYIIAASFFVSAVCAFFTPVAENVGKLSIHTSIFSKQNSMLDPLDLNI